One Triticum dicoccoides isolate Atlit2015 ecotype Zavitan chromosome 5B, WEW_v2.0, whole genome shotgun sequence genomic window carries:
- the LOC119305941 gene encoding uncharacterized protein LOC119305941, whose translation MVSWSEGSSSSSDGYSVTSEAPAAVTIFCSEWTSLAPDLAVRCEHQCVCEKLVSFESVDSGRRYLACAQKEIPKCNFVEWIDPEWPATVKMSLARVWGMYQDENKLRLRENVVNAEENFRVVKEKEQMEKDLRFFKLDFAKMVADKEQAITELGNARLAVSDLKQELEKKMSDKSSTTIHQVVRAKAEKERDEMKQKMDSMKEQMDNMKEELDKVLSQRDDLKKEKKKLEYMIGDLFRHKEENKSKIRRLNEILDEFE comes from the exons ATGGTGTCTTGGAGTGAAGGATCCAGCTCTTCGTCCGACGGGTACTCTGTCACAAGTGAG GCTCCTGCTGCTGTCACCATTTTTTGCTCTGAATGGACAAGCCTTGCTCCAGATCTTGCAGTTAGATGTGAACATCAGTGTGTCTGTGAGAAGTTAGTTTCCTTTGAATCAGTTGACAGTGGAAGGAGGTATCTTGCTTGTGCACAAAAG GAAATACCTAAATGCAACTTTGTGGAGTGGATTGACCCTGAATGGCCTGCCACTGTGAAGATGAGTTTAGCCAGGGTTTGGGGCATGTATCAAGATGAGAACAAGCTAAGGCTCAGGGAAAATGTAGTTAATGCTGAAGAGAATTTTAGGGTTGTGAAAGAGAAGGAACAGATGGAAAAGGATCTGAGGTTTTTTAAACTAGATTTTGCTAAGATGGTGGCTGACAAGGAGCAGGCAATTACTGAATTGGGCAATGCAAGACTTGCTGTTTCTGAcctgaagcaagagcttgagaagaaGATGTCTGATAAATCTAGCACTACCATTCATCAGGTTGTGAGGGCTAAggcagagaaagagagggatgaGATGAAGCAAAAGATGGACAGCATGAAGGAACAGATGGACAACATGAAGGAAGAGTTGGACAAAGTTTTGTCACAGAGGGATGacctgaagaaggagaagaagaaacttGAGTACATGATTGGTGATTTATTCAGGCACAAGGAGGAGAACAAGAGCAAGATAAGGAGGTTGAATGAGATCTTAGATGAATTTGAGTAA
- the LOC119311258 gene encoding zinc finger CCCH domain-containing protein 19-like isoform X2 — protein MPTTPDIVLEGDGGGGGGDKPEEDAQAAGDDVAARETVGVANDSDPADEKPEEGAGAGLQSNEVGAAAVDDPADLGASLADVGSDQTGQGIHDGAGEADQFGLGAQDDAPLIVDSDIAVSDYGVDAHDEEGAPMDVVAAAELIDREAELVKEDHDVAEEGTEVDTHPTTGNDDGEEAVAAADDASTDEGRQMDAVSISRDVDEEKAAGAVGVNATGEDIQVDAVDPTVVDNQEKEISSPGDDSAGEKGTAGVEGEKDVMAAQNVAEESDRVPEEAELDMIDNVVAEEVTEMDILASTGNGNEDEGVVTAGDASADEGTSMDAVSISRDVNEEKCTDAAGVGSTDEDMQVDEGDEQEKEAGDDGADEEGVEKHAVTMTGEDEEDDMAEQNIAEEADSVPEEAEVDLAGDVPEEEDVQIYEDDDDDEPPPLARRGVGRPKRGRASSKAQAVVKPSVKRKDEEEVCFICFDGGELVICDRRFCPKAYHPSCINRDDDFFKSKGQWTCGWHICSNCQKPARQMCYTCTFSLCKVCIKDTNFIPVRGTKGFCETCLNTVMLIENKEEATEQMDVDFDDKESWWSLFKDYWLNLKEKLPLPYAEISAARRSYLGELPEANDEEEANSDSLPKTRGKKRLKRAADEDISEGKGTTRKYTKQGSVSRDAKPKKPRGAKARQLSKRASSSDHGPKESESVGTSTSSAEEASWASKELLDFVAHMRNGDKSVLSQFEVQRLVLDYITRENLRDPRGKSMIVCDSWLQSLSGKERVGHFEMLKLLESHFPLAEVSPADIDGNHGGVVDPDPSQDADGNSEASVVMSSEKRRKSRKYDPRALQTNLDDFAAIDNHNIGLIYLRRNLMEELIGDADTYNEKVLGAFVRIRISGTGQRQDIYRLVQIVGTGTAAEKYKCGKKTTDITLEILNLDKKEVITIDITSNQEFTEEECKRLRQSIKCGFISRLTVGEIQEKARVLQSVKVNDWIESEKMRLAHLRDRASDMGHRKELRECVEKLKLLSTPEERARRLKEEPEIHADPAMDPNYESPEEPEEDAERSSFSRLRGSFSRKDINPVSPGKGEGRNAARDSRTNWESNRNTWSSTQLESPHGRRSTFSSHGESAGYTGKSESPNISAQKVNVEVTAANTPHGPSVISSQTLTANLMSPTPASQSTVNESEKIWQYMDPSNKIQGPFSIVQLRKWNSSGYFPHNLKIWKSNEKQEDSILLPDALAGKFEKDLPPWEPPLGSSCSSQTDKGYLRSSSDVGARPSDSLVERTKAGEHISKSAVLNKSQSFPDTTNAGSTVIQSGAQSYYGTQNPQAAFASQQSLIESWNASSSQFGAAVNPMTLPQPTIGGGFSGQNNTVAGNVGQLTPVPAPATVGTEIVNSQSSDRGLGQPGAAPSNTQQFEDARNQSTDASNSTQLMTHAQVANTSGQAQGAGNTNWGSALQSNANMAWGVMGQANMNMPWAAPAQGAASYNMGMTMPTQQNAVQNMGWVTPNPGNTNMNMVWPTNQGQGTPNAAAMMGAQMQGVAMAPWGGAIAQGNANSYPGWVPQVGNASQNAGGWSAPPQGNSGPNPVNGTGQGNNNVNWNSPSGNPTWNNQQEFNGGGSRGRSWRPQSGVRGTRPPCHLFQRTGSCNKEHCPYSHTPGDEGYSQRNDRHFDRRPSSNERSRHDRRPSSNERPQHDRQNDKHFDRQASGSERQRDRPDSRQSGWDGWDNTGKADRSESKERQ, from the exons ATGCCGACCACCCCGGATATCGTGCtggagggcgacggcggcggaggagggggcgACAAGCCTGAGGAGGACGCCCAGGCCGCCGGAGACGACGTGGCGGCGAGGGAGACTGTAGGTGTCGCCAACGACTCTGATCCGGCTGATGAGaagcccgaggagggcgctggcgCTGGGTTGCAGTCGAATGAGGTGGGCGCTGCCGCTGTGGATGATCCCGCAGACCTGGGTGCTTCCCTGGCTGATGTCGGTTCCGACCAGACTGGTCAGGGGATTCATGATGGTGCTGGCGAGGCTGATCAATTTGGACTCGGTGCGCAAGATGATGCTCCTCTTATTGTGGACAGTGATATCGCAGTTAGTGATTATGGGGTGGATGCTCATGATGAGGAGGGGGCACCAATGGATGTAGTTGCTGCAGCTGAGTTAATTGATAGGGAAGCAGAGCTTGTCAAAGAAGACCATGATGTTGCAGAGGAGGGCACAGAGGTGGATACACATCCCACAACTGGAAATGACGATGGAGAGGAAGCGGTTGCAGCAGCTGATGATGCTTCCACGGATGAGGGGAGGCAGATGGATGCAGTTTCCATCAGTAGAGATGTCGATGAGGAGAAAGCTGCCGGTGCGGTTGGTGTTAATGCCACAGGTGAGGACATACAGGTGGATGCAGTTGACCCGACTGTAGTTGATAATCAGGAAAAGGAGATCTCTTCACCTGGTGATGACAGTGCAGGTGAGAAGGGCACGGCTGGAGTTGAGGGTGAAAAAGATGTCATGGCTGCCCAAAATGTTGCTGAAGAATCTGATAGGGTTCCGGAAGAAGCTGAACTCGACATGATTGATAATGTTGTTGCAGAGGAGGTCACAGAGATGGATATTCTCGCCTCAACTGGAAATGGCAATGAGGATGAAGGGGTCGTAACAGCTGGTGATGCTTCTGCAGATGAGGGGACGTCGATGGATGCAGTTTCCATCAGTAGAGATGTCAATGAGGAGAAATGTACTGATGCAGCTGGTGTTGGTTCCACAGATGAGGACATGCAGGTGGATGAAGGCGATGAACAGGAAAAagaggctggtgatgatggtgcagaTGAGGAGGGTGTTGAAAAACACGCGGTTACTATGACCggagaagatgaagaagatgatatGGCTGAGCAAAACATCGCTGAAGAGGCTGACAGTGTTCCGGAAGAAGCTGAAGTTGACTTGGCTGGTGATGTACCTGAAGAAGAGGACGTGCAGAtatatgaggatgatgatgatgacgaaccTCCACCGTTGGCACGAAGAGGTGTAGGGCGCCCAAAACGAGGTCGTGCATCTTCGAAGGCTCAGGCTGTGGTGAAGCCATCTGTTAAAAGGAAGGATGAGGAGGAGGTGTGCTTCATTTGCTTTGATGGTGGTGAACTTGTGATTTGTGATCGTAG GTTTTGTCCTAAGGCTTATCATCCTTCTTGTATTAATCGGGATGACGACTTCTTCAAGTCAAAGGGCCAATGGACTTGTG GGTGGCACATTTGTAGCAACTGTCAGAAACCTGCTCGCCAAATGTGTTACACATGTACCTTCTCGCTATGTAAAGTGTGCATTAAAGATACAAACTTCATCCCTGTCAGAGGAACTAAAGGCTTCTGTGAGACATGCCTGAATACTGTGATGCTGATAGAGAACAAAGAGGAGGCAACTGAGCAAATG GATGTAGATTTTGATGACAAAGAGAGCTGGTGGTCTTTGTTCAAGGATTATTGGCTGAATTTGAAAGAGAAGTTACCATTGCCATATGCAGAAATATCAGCCGCTAGGCGATCTTATCTTGGTGAACTACCTGAAGCTAATGATGAAGAGGAGGCTAATTCAGACAGTTTACCAAAAACGAGGGGAAAGAAGCGATTAAAGCGTGCTGCTGACGAGGATATCTCCGAAGGGAAAGGCACCACTCGTAAATATACTAAACAAGGCTCAGTTAGCCGTGATGCTAAGCCTAAGAAGCCTAGAGGTGCAAAGGCTAGACAACTGTCAAAGCGTGCTTCGAGCAGTGATCATGGACCAAAAGAATCTGAAAGTGTGGGGACATCGACATCCTCAGCTGAGGAGGCTAGTTGGGCCTCAAAGGAGCTCTTGGATTTTGTTGCACATATGAGGAATGGTGACAAATCAGTGCTATCTCAGTTTGAAGTTCAACGCCTTGTACTTGACTATATCACACGTGAAAATCTGCGGGATCCTCGTGGGAAAAGCATGATAGTTTGTGATTCTTGGCTCCAAAGTCTCTCTGGGAAAGAACGTGTTGGGCATTTTGAAATGCTGAAGCTTCTTGAATCTCATTTTCCTTTGGCTGAGGTCTCACCAGCTGATATCGATGGCAACCATGGTGGTGTTGTAGACCCTGATCCTAGCCAGGACGCTGATGGTAACAGTGAAGCATCAGTTGTGATGAGTTCAGAAAAAAGAAGGAAATCACGGAAGTATGATCCGAGAGCTCTGCAAACGAACCTTGATGACTTCGCCGCGATAGATAACCATAATATCGGCTTGATATACCTGCGTCGCAACCTAATGGAAGAGTTGATAGGTGATGCTGACACATACAATGAGAAAGTTCTTGGAGCATTTGTGAGAATACGTATATCTGGTACAGGTCAAAGGCAAGACATTTATCGACTTGTGCAGATTGTCG GGACTGGAACAGCTGCTGAGAAGTATAAATGTGGGAAAAAGACAACTGACATAACATTAGAGATACTAAACTTGGACAAGAAAGAGGTTATTACTATTGACATAACCTCAAATCAAGAATTCACTGAG GAGGAATGCAAACGTTTACGACAAAGCATAAAGTGTGGATTCATTTCAAGACTGACAGTG GGAGAGATTCAGGAGAAGGCAAGGGTTCTCCAGTCTGTGAAAGTCAATGAT TGGATTGAAAGTGAAAAGATGCGTCTTGCACATCTTCGTGACCGCGCCAGCGATATGGGCCATAGAAAAGA GCTTAGAGAATGTGTAGAGAAGCTGAAGCTTCTAAGTACTCCAGAGGAGCGTGCTCGTAGGCTAAAGGAAGAACCTGAAATACATGCTGACCCTGCCATGGATCCGAATTATGAATCTCCAGAAGAACCAGAGGAGGATGCTGAGAGAA GTAGCTTCAGTAGGCTGAGAGGTTCTTTCTCTAGGAAAGATATCAATCCAGTGTCTCCTGGTAAAGGAGAGGGTAGAAACGCTGCACGAGATTCAAGAACTAACTGGGAGTCAAACCGAAACACATGGTCAAGTACACAATTGGAATCGCCTCATGGACGGAGATCTACATTTTCTTCTCATGGTGAAAGTGCTGGTTACACAGGTAAATCAGAGAGTCCAAACATCAGTGCACAAAAAGTTAATGTGGAAGTCACGGCAGCTAATACTCCACACGGGCCATCTGTTATCTCATCCCAAACTCTAACGGCTAATTTAATGTCGCCAACGCCAGCATCACAGTCAACAGTCAATGAGTCTGAAAAGATATGGCAGTACATGGACCCCTCTAATAAAATCCAAGGCCCCTTTTCAATAGTTCAGCTGCGTAAATGGAACAGCAGTGGGTACTTCCCACATAATTTGAAAATATGGAAGTCTAATGAGAAGCAGGAGGACTCAATATTGTTGCCTGATGCTTTGGCTGGGAAGTTTGAGAAAGACCTGCCTCCATGGGAACCACCACTTGGTAGCTCTTGCTCTTCTCAAACGGACAAAGGTTACTTGAGAAGCAGCTCAGATGTAGGTGCTAGACCCTCTGACTCCCTTGTGGAAAGGACAAAAGCTGGTGAACATATTTCAAAATCAGCAGTTTTAAATAAGTCACAGTCTTTCCCAGATACAACCAATGCTGGATCAACCGTGATCCAGTCTGGCGCACAAAGTTATTATGGTACGCAGAATCCTCAGGCAGCTTTTGCAAGCCAACAATCTCTCATTGAAAGTTGGAATGCATCCTCAAGTCAGTTTGGTGCTGCAGTAAATCCTATGACACTTCCTCAGCCTACCATAGGAGGAGGCTTTTCAGGACAGAATAATACAGTTGCAGGAAATGTAGGTCAGCTAACTCCTGTGCCAGCTCCTGCAACAGTGGGCACAGAAATTGTTAATTCGCAGTCTTCAG ATCGTGGACTAGGTCAGCCCGGAGCTGCGCCATCAAACACTCAGCAATTTGAAG ATGCAAGGAACCAATCAACCGATGCCTCCAACTCGACACAGCTGATGACACATGCACAAGTGGCAAACACATCTGGCCAAGCTCAGGGGGCTGGAAATACGAATTGGGGATCCGCACTTCAGAGTAATGCAAACATGGCCTGGGGAGTGATGGGACAGGCTAATATGAACATGCCCTGGGCAGCACCAGCACAAGGTGCCGCCAGCTACAACATGGGTATGACCATGCCAACACAGCAAAATGCAGTCCAAAACATGGGCTGGGTCACACCAAATCCAGGAAACACCAACATGAATATGGTGTGGCCTACAAATCAAGGCCAAGGGACTCCAAATGCAGCTGCTATGATGGGAGCTCAGATGCAAGGAGTTGCGATGGCCCCTTGGGGCGGTGCCATTGCGCAAGGAAATGCAAATTCTTATCCTGGTTGGGTGCCCCAAGTTGGAAACGCAAGTCAAAATGCCGGCGGCTGGAGTGCTCCTCCACAGGGAAATTCAGGTCCTAACCCTGTAAATGGCACAGGCCAGGGGAATAATAACGTGAACTGGAATTCACCAAGTGGGAACCCGACATGGAACAACCAGCAGGAATTTAATGGTGGTGGCTCGCGTGGGAGGTCATGGAGGCCGCAGTCTGGGGTTCGGGGGACACGGCCACCCTGCCATCTCTTCCAGAGGACTGGTAGCTGCAACAAAGAGCATTGCCCCTATTCCCATACGCCAGGAGACGAGGGATATTCACAGAGAAACGATCGCCACTTTGACAGGCGGCCTTCGAGCAATGAGAGATCTCGGCATGACAGGCGGCCTTCGAGCAACGAGAGACCTCAGCATGACAGGCAAAACGATAAACATTTTGATCGTCAAGCGTCAGGCAGCGAGAGGCAGCGGGATAGGCCCGACAGCAGGCAGAGTGGCTGGGATGGCTGGGATAACACTGGGAAGGCTGATAGGTCAGAATCAAAAGAGAGGCAGTAG
- the LOC119311258 gene encoding zinc finger CCCH domain-containing protein 19-like isoform X1: protein MPTTPDIVLEGDGGGGGGDKPEEDAQAAGDDVAARETVGVANDSDPADEKPEEGAGAGLQSNEVGAAAVDDPADLGASLADVGSDQTGQGIHDGAGEADQFGLGAQDDAPLIVDSDIAVSDYGVDAHDEEGAPMDVVAAAELIDREAELVKEDHDVAEEGTEVDTHPTTGNDDGEEAVAAADDASTDEGRQMDAVSISRDVDEEKAAGAVGVNATGEDIQVDAVDPTVVDNQEKEISSPGDDSAGEKGTAGVEGEKDVMAAQNVAEESDRVPEEAELDMIDNVVAEEVTEMDILASTGNGNEDEGVVTAGDASADEGTSMDAVSISRDVNEEKCTDAAGVGSTDEDMQVDEGDEQEKEAGDDGADEEGVEKHAVTMTGEDEEDDMAEQNIAEEADSVPEEAEVDLAGDVPEEEDVQIYEDDDDDEPPPLARRGVGRPKRGRASSKAQAVVKPSVKRKDEEEVCFICFDGGELVICDRRFCPKAYHPSCINRDDDFFKSKGQWTCGWHICSNCQKPARQMCYTCTFSLCKVCIKDTNFIPVRGTKGFCETCLNTVMLIENKEEATEQMDVDFDDKESWWSLFKDYWLNLKEKLPLPYAEISAARRSYLGELPEANDEEEANSDSLPKTRGKKRLKRAADEDISEGKGTTRKYTKQGSVSRDAKPKKPRGAKARQLSKRASSSDHGPKESESVGTSTSSAEEASWASKELLDFVAHMRNGDKSVLSQFEVQRLVLDYITRENLRDPRGKSMIVCDSWLQSLSGKERVGHFEMLKLLESHFPLAEVSPADIDGNHGGVVDPDPSQDADGNSEASVVMSSEKRRKSRKYDPRALQTNLDDFAAIDNHNIGLIYLRRNLMEELIGDADTYNEKVLGAFVRIRISGTGQRQDIYRLVQIVGTGTAAEKYKCGKKTTDITLEILNLDKKEVITIDITSNQEFTEEECKRLRQSIKCGFISRLTVGEIQEKARVLQSVKVNDWIESEKMRLAHLRDRASDMGHRKELRECVEKLKLLSTPEERARRLKEEPEIHADPAMDPNYESPEEPEEDAERSSFSRLRGSFSRKDINPVSPGKGEGRNAARDSRTNWESNRNTWSSTQLESPHGRRSTFSSHGESAGYTGKSESPNISAQKVNVEVTAANTPHGPSVISSQTLTANLMSPTPASQSTVNESEKIWQYMDPSNKIQGPFSIVQLRKWNSSGYFPHNLKIWKSNEKQEDSILLPDALAGKFEKDLPPWEPPLGSSCSSQTDKGYLRSSSDVGARPSDSLVERTKAGEHISKSAVLNKSQSFPDTTNAGSTVIQSGAQSYYGTQNPQAAFASQQSLIESWNASSSQFGAAVNPMTLPQPTIGGGFSGQNNTVAGNVGQLTPVPAPATVGTEIVNSQSSGEDRGLGQPGAAPSNTQQFEDARNQSTDASNSTQLMTHAQVANTSGQAQGAGNTNWGSALQSNANMAWGVMGQANMNMPWAAPAQGAASYNMGMTMPTQQNAVQNMGWVTPNPGNTNMNMVWPTNQGQGTPNAAAMMGAQMQGVAMAPWGGAIAQGNANSYPGWVPQVGNASQNAGGWSAPPQGNSGPNPVNGTGQGNNNVNWNSPSGNPTWNNQQEFNGGGSRGRSWRPQSGVRGTRPPCHLFQRTGSCNKEHCPYSHTPGDEGYSQRNDRHFDRRPSSNERSRHDRRPSSNERPQHDRQNDKHFDRQASGSERQRDRPDSRQSGWDGWDNTGKADRSESKERQ, encoded by the exons ATGCCGACCACCCCGGATATCGTGCtggagggcgacggcggcggaggagggggcgACAAGCCTGAGGAGGACGCCCAGGCCGCCGGAGACGACGTGGCGGCGAGGGAGACTGTAGGTGTCGCCAACGACTCTGATCCGGCTGATGAGaagcccgaggagggcgctggcgCTGGGTTGCAGTCGAATGAGGTGGGCGCTGCCGCTGTGGATGATCCCGCAGACCTGGGTGCTTCCCTGGCTGATGTCGGTTCCGACCAGACTGGTCAGGGGATTCATGATGGTGCTGGCGAGGCTGATCAATTTGGACTCGGTGCGCAAGATGATGCTCCTCTTATTGTGGACAGTGATATCGCAGTTAGTGATTATGGGGTGGATGCTCATGATGAGGAGGGGGCACCAATGGATGTAGTTGCTGCAGCTGAGTTAATTGATAGGGAAGCAGAGCTTGTCAAAGAAGACCATGATGTTGCAGAGGAGGGCACAGAGGTGGATACACATCCCACAACTGGAAATGACGATGGAGAGGAAGCGGTTGCAGCAGCTGATGATGCTTCCACGGATGAGGGGAGGCAGATGGATGCAGTTTCCATCAGTAGAGATGTCGATGAGGAGAAAGCTGCCGGTGCGGTTGGTGTTAATGCCACAGGTGAGGACATACAGGTGGATGCAGTTGACCCGACTGTAGTTGATAATCAGGAAAAGGAGATCTCTTCACCTGGTGATGACAGTGCAGGTGAGAAGGGCACGGCTGGAGTTGAGGGTGAAAAAGATGTCATGGCTGCCCAAAATGTTGCTGAAGAATCTGATAGGGTTCCGGAAGAAGCTGAACTCGACATGATTGATAATGTTGTTGCAGAGGAGGTCACAGAGATGGATATTCTCGCCTCAACTGGAAATGGCAATGAGGATGAAGGGGTCGTAACAGCTGGTGATGCTTCTGCAGATGAGGGGACGTCGATGGATGCAGTTTCCATCAGTAGAGATGTCAATGAGGAGAAATGTACTGATGCAGCTGGTGTTGGTTCCACAGATGAGGACATGCAGGTGGATGAAGGCGATGAACAGGAAAAagaggctggtgatgatggtgcagaTGAGGAGGGTGTTGAAAAACACGCGGTTACTATGACCggagaagatgaagaagatgatatGGCTGAGCAAAACATCGCTGAAGAGGCTGACAGTGTTCCGGAAGAAGCTGAAGTTGACTTGGCTGGTGATGTACCTGAAGAAGAGGACGTGCAGAtatatgaggatgatgatgatgacgaaccTCCACCGTTGGCACGAAGAGGTGTAGGGCGCCCAAAACGAGGTCGTGCATCTTCGAAGGCTCAGGCTGTGGTGAAGCCATCTGTTAAAAGGAAGGATGAGGAGGAGGTGTGCTTCATTTGCTTTGATGGTGGTGAACTTGTGATTTGTGATCGTAG GTTTTGTCCTAAGGCTTATCATCCTTCTTGTATTAATCGGGATGACGACTTCTTCAAGTCAAAGGGCCAATGGACTTGTG GGTGGCACATTTGTAGCAACTGTCAGAAACCTGCTCGCCAAATGTGTTACACATGTACCTTCTCGCTATGTAAAGTGTGCATTAAAGATACAAACTTCATCCCTGTCAGAGGAACTAAAGGCTTCTGTGAGACATGCCTGAATACTGTGATGCTGATAGAGAACAAAGAGGAGGCAACTGAGCAAATG GATGTAGATTTTGATGACAAAGAGAGCTGGTGGTCTTTGTTCAAGGATTATTGGCTGAATTTGAAAGAGAAGTTACCATTGCCATATGCAGAAATATCAGCCGCTAGGCGATCTTATCTTGGTGAACTACCTGAAGCTAATGATGAAGAGGAGGCTAATTCAGACAGTTTACCAAAAACGAGGGGAAAGAAGCGATTAAAGCGTGCTGCTGACGAGGATATCTCCGAAGGGAAAGGCACCACTCGTAAATATACTAAACAAGGCTCAGTTAGCCGTGATGCTAAGCCTAAGAAGCCTAGAGGTGCAAAGGCTAGACAACTGTCAAAGCGTGCTTCGAGCAGTGATCATGGACCAAAAGAATCTGAAAGTGTGGGGACATCGACATCCTCAGCTGAGGAGGCTAGTTGGGCCTCAAAGGAGCTCTTGGATTTTGTTGCACATATGAGGAATGGTGACAAATCAGTGCTATCTCAGTTTGAAGTTCAACGCCTTGTACTTGACTATATCACACGTGAAAATCTGCGGGATCCTCGTGGGAAAAGCATGATAGTTTGTGATTCTTGGCTCCAAAGTCTCTCTGGGAAAGAACGTGTTGGGCATTTTGAAATGCTGAAGCTTCTTGAATCTCATTTTCCTTTGGCTGAGGTCTCACCAGCTGATATCGATGGCAACCATGGTGGTGTTGTAGACCCTGATCCTAGCCAGGACGCTGATGGTAACAGTGAAGCATCAGTTGTGATGAGTTCAGAAAAAAGAAGGAAATCACGGAAGTATGATCCGAGAGCTCTGCAAACGAACCTTGATGACTTCGCCGCGATAGATAACCATAATATCGGCTTGATATACCTGCGTCGCAACCTAATGGAAGAGTTGATAGGTGATGCTGACACATACAATGAGAAAGTTCTTGGAGCATTTGTGAGAATACGTATATCTGGTACAGGTCAAAGGCAAGACATTTATCGACTTGTGCAGATTGTCG GGACTGGAACAGCTGCTGAGAAGTATAAATGTGGGAAAAAGACAACTGACATAACATTAGAGATACTAAACTTGGACAAGAAAGAGGTTATTACTATTGACATAACCTCAAATCAAGAATTCACTGAG GAGGAATGCAAACGTTTACGACAAAGCATAAAGTGTGGATTCATTTCAAGACTGACAGTG GGAGAGATTCAGGAGAAGGCAAGGGTTCTCCAGTCTGTGAAAGTCAATGAT TGGATTGAAAGTGAAAAGATGCGTCTTGCACATCTTCGTGACCGCGCCAGCGATATGGGCCATAGAAAAGA GCTTAGAGAATGTGTAGAGAAGCTGAAGCTTCTAAGTACTCCAGAGGAGCGTGCTCGTAGGCTAAAGGAAGAACCTGAAATACATGCTGACCCTGCCATGGATCCGAATTATGAATCTCCAGAAGAACCAGAGGAGGATGCTGAGAGAA GTAGCTTCAGTAGGCTGAGAGGTTCTTTCTCTAGGAAAGATATCAATCCAGTGTCTCCTGGTAAAGGAGAGGGTAGAAACGCTGCACGAGATTCAAGAACTAACTGGGAGTCAAACCGAAACACATGGTCAAGTACACAATTGGAATCGCCTCATGGACGGAGATCTACATTTTCTTCTCATGGTGAAAGTGCTGGTTACACAGGTAAATCAGAGAGTCCAAACATCAGTGCACAAAAAGTTAATGTGGAAGTCACGGCAGCTAATACTCCACACGGGCCATCTGTTATCTCATCCCAAACTCTAACGGCTAATTTAATGTCGCCAACGCCAGCATCACAGTCAACAGTCAATGAGTCTGAAAAGATATGGCAGTACATGGACCCCTCTAATAAAATCCAAGGCCCCTTTTCAATAGTTCAGCTGCGTAAATGGAACAGCAGTGGGTACTTCCCACATAATTTGAAAATATGGAAGTCTAATGAGAAGCAGGAGGACTCAATATTGTTGCCTGATGCTTTGGCTGGGAAGTTTGAGAAAGACCTGCCTCCATGGGAACCACCACTTGGTAGCTCTTGCTCTTCTCAAACGGACAAAGGTTACTTGAGAAGCAGCTCAGATGTAGGTGCTAGACCCTCTGACTCCCTTGTGGAAAGGACAAAAGCTGGTGAACATATTTCAAAATCAGCAGTTTTAAATAAGTCACAGTCTTTCCCAGATACAACCAATGCTGGATCAACCGTGATCCAGTCTGGCGCACAAAGTTATTATGGTACGCAGAATCCTCAGGCAGCTTTTGCAAGCCAACAATCTCTCATTGAAAGTTGGAATGCATCCTCAAGTCAGTTTGGTGCTGCAGTAAATCCTATGACACTTCCTCAGCCTACCATAGGAGGAGGCTTTTCAGGACAGAATAATACAGTTGCAGGAAATGTAGGTCAGCTAACTCCTGTGCCAGCTCCTGCAACAGTGGGCACAGAAATTGTTAATTCGCAGTCTTCAGGTGAAG ATCGTGGACTAGGTCAGCCCGGAGCTGCGCCATCAAACACTCAGCAATTTGAAG ATGCAAGGAACCAATCAACCGATGCCTCCAACTCGACACAGCTGATGACACATGCACAAGTGGCAAACACATCTGGCCAAGCTCAGGGGGCTGGAAATACGAATTGGGGATCCGCACTTCAGAGTAATGCAAACATGGCCTGGGGAGTGATGGGACAGGCTAATATGAACATGCCCTGGGCAGCACCAGCACAAGGTGCCGCCAGCTACAACATGGGTATGACCATGCCAACACAGCAAAATGCAGTCCAAAACATGGGCTGGGTCACACCAAATCCAGGAAACACCAACATGAATATGGTGTGGCCTACAAATCAAGGCCAAGGGACTCCAAATGCAGCTGCTATGATGGGAGCTCAGATGCAAGGAGTTGCGATGGCCCCTTGGGGCGGTGCCATTGCGCAAGGAAATGCAAATTCTTATCCTGGTTGGGTGCCCCAAGTTGGAAACGCAAGTCAAAATGCCGGCGGCTGGAGTGCTCCTCCACAGGGAAATTCAGGTCCTAACCCTGTAAATGGCACAGGCCAGGGGAATAATAACGTGAACTGGAATTCACCAAGTGGGAACCCGACATGGAACAACCAGCAGGAATTTAATGGTGGTGGCTCGCGTGGGAGGTCATGGAGGCCGCAGTCTGGGGTTCGGGGGACACGGCCACCCTGCCATCTCTTCCAGAGGACTGGTAGCTGCAACAAAGAGCATTGCCCCTATTCCCATACGCCAGGAGACGAGGGATATTCACAGAGAAACGATCGCCACTTTGACAGGCGGCCTTCGAGCAATGAGAGATCTCGGCATGACAGGCGGCCTTCGAGCAACGAGAGACCTCAGCATGACAGGCAAAACGATAAACATTTTGATCGTCAAGCGTCAGGCAGCGAGAGGCAGCGGGATAGGCCCGACAGCAGGCAGAGTGGCTGGGATGGCTGGGATAACACTGGGAAGGCTGATAGGTCAGAATCAAAAGAGAGGCAGTAG